The DNA window GGAAGGTCCGGCCAGGAGCATACGGCCTGCCTGTGTGTCACCGAGGTAGACGACCCCGGCGCCCTGGTAGTGACCAGGGCCGTTCAGGTCATGCTGCTCCGGACTGCGAGGTGAAGACTCTTCCCGGGTTCTGGCAGTGGTGGCGTAGTAGGCTGGTGTCACCCCGGCATTGTAGTTGCTCAAATCCGTGACTCCGGCTTCGCCCCAGTTAGTCAGGTTCGCGTGGTTTGGCTCTGAACCGGGTTGGTACACTAGGCCGTAGGCGTATGCATGGTAAGAAGGGTTGTAGTTGTAACTTATCTGCGTCTTCCAGTCTGCCATCTCTCTGGCAAAATGTGCGTGtcgcaatttaaaaaaaaatggaacaacCAAAACAGTATTGGTGTTAAAAATGCTTAAAATGGAGGTGGGCACCCCCGTAGATCTGAAGAGACAAATAAAAGCAATGACCTGTCCAGTTAAAACAAACAGCGCCAACTAacttcaaaaattaaaatgcgaCCAGTCTCCAGATGCTGTTTATAAAGACGTGTAAGATTGTGGGTGTGGTGCCCGTTCTGTGGGCAGGTATGTAGGTGGGTGTTTTGATTTGAGCCAATCTCTTTGAGTCACCCTTCATGGGCGGCAATAACGTAATTTCATTGGCCACATAGATAGGTTTaatctttgtttttaatttaacatgttCAGGTTTGGATGcaaaaataaagtaaagtaacCCACTTCTGTAATATCATCAtcctatatttaaaaaatcaaagTATAGGTACACTGAATATCTAGAATTAGGGTATCTTTCTTTTAAAGAGTGGTCTCAATACCACAGATCAGCAAAGTAAAATGTCCCACAGTGTTACATGAGTTTTAGTGgtaattgttttaaattaaatgtaattttgtttGGTAATATGAATATGCACAATATGAGCCTGCGTGATGATAAGGAATTTAATTGAAGCCCTGTGTGGACGATTGTTTGTgtgtcaaaatattttttaaagacattatttaattttaagACATTATTTCAGCTGATAACGTGCATGATGCATATTCCTAAATGATTATTTATAATTTGTTTAATCATATTACCTCATGGTTACCTCGTACCTAAATCCTCCTAATTGTGTGGCCCAAATTCAGTATTGGCAATCAAGAGATTAGTCTCTTTTAAAGAATTTTGAGGCTCAGATAGTTACTACTGGTGGTGTTCTGCGGTTGTGTTTGTTTAGGGAGCACACCTTTAGCTATCAGAAGTATCttaaagtagagatgttccgatactgcctaaaacgctggtatcggtatcgggaagtactggagtttatgcaccgatccgataccacgtaataaagccctacagaaaaaatacgttaaagtagttgatttatgttctttttccgttataactgactgtcaaactggagaataaaagaacgttctgtggcgttcatgtttcacaaagagtttaacctgagccagactgacaacaaagatagaaataatatcacatccatacagggatagtatacagttcttaaaacataataaaatatatgacacactagtatcggtactcggtatcggccgatacgcaagttcaggtatcggaatcggtatcgggaagcaaaaaatggtatcagaccatctctatCTTGAAGGAATGGAAGGCAAGAAAGGGGCAGTATTGCAACTCACTGATAATGCAGTTCAGGAAAACATGATATTTTTAATGCCATCTTGAGTGTTGGTACAAAACACGCTTCCCTGCCTGGATGAATACACTGTGCAGCAAAAAATCTAGCTAAGCAGGGAAGGGTTTTGTGTACCAGGCAGTTTCACAAAACATAACTTAGTAACCAAAAGCGACTTTCCAAATAGTCTGTTGACTCCAATTGCATGATTAATAATGTTTTCACGAGCTTCAGTCCCAGATCAATGGACTAAATATAACATCTGGGTCTCAAGCATGAATAGTTTATGAACCACCAATACTTCATAGtcagtttttttgttaattattgAGAAATATAAATCTATGGCAGTGGAGCTGCTtactaaaatgtatttgacgaaATGTTAAGTTTGAAAGGGCTGTCTGTCAGGGGTAATACATTTAGCCTCAAACATGATGTAAAACATATTCAACTCTTTAATTTCTGCACTTTGAACATAAGTGTTCAAAGACAGACCATAGCTTCAAAGCCCAACATTTCGGTATTGGGCCTTTACCCTCCATTTGCAATCCTTTTCATAAAGATGATTTAGATTAGCCACGTGTTACCATCCAAGTGCTTGTTTGTGTTACCCTTCCTTGGCTGTATTGAGGTGGTAATGATTTACTTAGTGCTGAAATAATGTGCGAACAGTGAGCCTAATGGGTACATTAGCATTTCTACTGATCTCTGCCACGACAGGGTGTGTTCGTCTGATCGTGTATGAGCTGAGAAGTTTAGGAGGGGGGGTTGATGGTGTAGGTGTGTATAGTGGCAGCTGTGCAGTGCACATTAGCATTGGTATGTGGTAAGGGGCCAACAGATTGGCCTCTGACGACTAGGCATACTAGGCATATTTtgtaagtgtgtttgtgaggcACTGCTACTGTGAAAAACAGTGTACAAACTAGAGTATCCATACATTTGAACATGCTCGTTTTAATCAATTATAGTTTGTTtgcatattttttgttttgctacTACAAAAACCATGGTAGATTTTCTTACCCTCCTgtaatactgtaaatgtataaCAGTTAATACTGATTACCTGGTAGGCGTAAGCATATCTACCTAACTGATGCTGAATTTGACCTATTGTCCTCAAATTACATGATTGCTTCTTCAGCGTTGCTTTCTTGTATAGTGCAGATTAGTCACTGATGTTGTGTTTTGGGTAATGGGTATTTTGGGCGGGAAATGCAACACCGTGAGTATCTCCTTTGTTGTCTGAAAAGTGTGCAAATGAGGCTAGCTTTCTCCCAACCTCAACCACAAGGCACTTTTCATGCAATATAAATTAGTGGTGGAATAGTTGGTATAGAGGTCCTTTACcttagtaaaagtagtaatagaAAAAAACTTAATTACTAAGTCTTGCGCTAAAAATAAGTATAGTATACAAGTATATATCGGCTAAATGTTCAAATATCAGTACTTGACATAGAATGGTTCCTTTCAGCTATTATCACTACTGATTTGTATAAGCATCACTTtaatgtagtcttgcattgccagaccttcctccacagccctgcgaaggagggtctggcgagtccacacagcattccaggatgggagaaaaacatgctctggtttattggcatttatttaaaccagagCAACGGCGTgcctgcaaaatagcctcgggaaggaacttgttttggtggaacatgggtacattcaaagttgttttagttgtgtaacagaaaactcagattcaacaTTTAGTCttgctagctgtctggatttaccctgcagagatctgaggagcagttaaccatagtccttataaatcgaccagagtttaatatttcaacacaaagaaagcggtaccggacatccagccgaaaagagtaaaatccagcgaaatttccggcagcaacggagcaatcccggaagtggaacgtcgtgggttttctgtcgcacgactaaagcaacttttgaacgtacacatgttccaccaaaacaagttccttcccgaggctattttgcagaggcactgtgacgattgtgattggtttaaagaaatgccaataaaccagagcacgtttttctcccatcccagaatgccgtgtggactagccagacgctcctccgcagcgctgtggaggaaggtctggcaaaggaAGACTATAGTCTGACCAATAGAGACTGATATTGAATTTTGAGATAATTATATAAGCTAATATTCATTTTTGTACACAAACACCTGACCTAAACAGATAGTTTTGTCATCCTCCAAAATTACCAAACACttaaatcaacacctctctaaaaaGTTCGAAAAACGATAATATGTTATAATTTTCATGAAGGTAGTATGCTTGCAGGGCAGTTGTATTCGACTGCATCAGTTTTAGCTAGGTATACCTAATAAACTTGTAATTGAGTATAATGATAAATATCATacaaacaaatatgttttgtatgtaaagcaTGAGTCTGCAAAGTGAGTAAATAttgctgtcagattaatgtactggaataaaaagtacactatcttttaaatgtagtgaagtaaaagtataaagtagcataacagTTAGTATAATACTAAAGTAGGTCTATGTACAAGTAACTCAATGTTGCACGACAACTTCCATAAATTTCTCCGTCACTTTCCACCACTCTTTTAGATTGGTTGCACTACGCCCTCCTCTCCGCTTGGTggctctgtttgtttttgtcagactGAATGCACACTGATAGCAGCAGGTCCCTTTAACTCAACTCACATGGAACTCCTGGCCGGTTCTGCTCCGCGTGCTGGCAGTTGAAGCCTAAACGGACCAGACCGAGCTAGGGGGTTCGAATCTGTCAGACTCTCCTTTTCGGCTTGATAGCTTCATACGTATCCGACTTTtttaaagagatttttttttttttttttacagcaaactCGGTAGCTAGCGATAAGACCTGCCCAGAGAGGCTCTCTTTACATATTTGACAGCTGTAACATACTTGGGACACCGTTGGTAACCACAACACAGAAGGACAACTCGTTCATCTAAACCGGTTAATTAGAAATATTACAGCTAACGGTCACAACAGGTTAACTAAAGgtggtaacgttagctctgAGCTGTCAAGATGACCGAGGAACTTGAACGAATTCTTTTACAGCTGACACAGCCCGATAATGCTGCCAttcagcaggtaacgttaaagccacaaataacttttttttcaagttagcatttagctacattactagctagctaggtagTTTGTTAGGCAGACGCCAAGTTTGAAAACTAACAGTTAACGTTAACTAACGGTTATCGAAGTAACGTTAATCTAGCGAAATAAACGTCTGGTAATAAACGGCTGGCTGACTGTCAAGCAGTTGGGCATGATATGTCACCAGCACCAATGTGTTCTAACGTTATTAGATGTCATGTAACGTTAGATAACTTAAACTTAgttccaaaaaaaaattaattcagGCCTCGGGCTGAGTCAGTTGACTGCATTTTGTAATGTGCGTTGGTGCCCTGTGATTTCTACAATAATGTAGCTTTGTGGCAGCCAGTCTAACTTGGTCAGACCTCTTTTGTCCCCCTTTAGGCCACCGCCCAGCTGAAACAGGCTTTCAAAGACCCAGCCATTATACCAGCACTATGTGCTGTCATGAGTGGCTCCCAAAACCCTCAGGTACTGTGTGAGCAGTGAGAGAAATGTTTTATCCTATTGGATAAGTATAATTTcctgagtgagtgtgagtgtgagtgtgtgtgtgtgtgtgtgtgtgtgtgtgtgtgtgtgagtgaaataGTGAGTGATGGGTATCAGCATTTGTCCTTGTGTGCTTTCATCTTTGTAAACTACCTGAAATCTTCACCTGATTGTACATCTTAGATTCGTCAGTCAGCTGCAGTGATGCTGAGGATGAGAGTGAAGAAACACTGGAAGAAGATTATCCCTAATGATAGAGAAAGgtgcacagatttttttttttcattgaagaATTTACACTACACCCAGTTATAGTTGAAATTAAGTTGAAAATACATTGTCGTAATTGTTTGCCCTTATTCATTCATGCAGCCTTAAGGCAGTGGTGCTGCAGGCCTTCATGCAGGAAACAGAGTAAgctattcagtttatttaattaACCTATTGTGTCTTAAATTAACCAGATGTGTTGTAAATGACACATATAACATGTTATCTCAAGTGTTTATAGCCATATGCAGCCATACACATGTGACATAGGAATGAGCCTGAACTAAATGTTTGTCTATAAATCTCTATTTTGCAGGCACACAGTGCAACATTCACTCTCCCAACTGTGCGCAGTTATGGTCAAACATGAAACACCAGACCGTTGGCCTGCCCTGCTGCAGTTTCTCAATCAATCCACCAAGAGCAGCAACCCTCATGAACGACAGGTACAGGACTCATGTAACACCTATGAATTTAGATACGGTTCATTCATCTACTAATTTAACAGTTaacttattattttcattaggaCCTTCATATGATTGCTGAACATCTCTAGTCTAATTTGCAATCTGTGGCTACAGCTGTGGTGTTTTTAATTTCATAACCTAAGAGTTACAGTTTGTTTGGAGTTAATACATACTTCAGTCTCCTGTTATATTGTATGACATGATCTTCGTTAATCACAGCCTTGGAATATTAACGCTCTTCTTTCCTAATAGGTTGGCCTCCTGCTGCTGAATAAGGTGATGGAGTCCAACCCTGAGCCTTTCAAGCCTCACTACTGCCAGCTGCTACAGCTGTTTAGTACTGTACTGCAGGACCACAACAACCCAACAGCTTTGTACTACTGCATCCTCGCCCTTACAGCCATAACTGCATATACTGGCTCAGAAGAGATGGTGAGGCATTTTTAACTTTGACATTTGGCAGCAAAAGTTTTCAAATAGTATATAGACattcaaaacattacaaatgGGATAGATCTATACACTTTTTAATGACTGATGTGACATTTTGCTGCCCTACAGAACCAGATGCGTTCTATCATCCCAAGTCTGATTGTCGCTTTGAAACACCTCATCAAGGCAGATCaggtaaattgtttttttttaatttttatttttttaatgttttttctgttgCCAGTTAAATGTATTTAAGGGTATGAATCACTCAGACCTGTCGAATTATTAcatttgtctgtgtttgcaCAGGGCCAAGCCAGCGAGGCCATGGAGGTGTTTAATGAGCTCATGGAGAGTGAGGTGTCCATCATCGTCCCTCATGTTGCTGAGATTGTCCGCTTCTGCTTGGAGGTAGGAGCTGAATGTCTGAATTCTTTCTTTACTTCCCACTGTTGTGTTGtgaattttattttaatttcagaaatGACAGCTAATAACATGTTCAATGTTTGTGTCAGGTGGGCAGTGACACCACACTGAGTGACTCTCTGCGGGTGAAAGCACTCTCTTGTATTGCCTTCCTCATCAAGCTGAAGAGCAAGGTAAAATAAACCATATGCTACTATAAAtaagttaaaacaaaacaaggatCAAGAACAGGTATGAGTCATTAGAAACAGAAATGGTCAGGTCTCCTGGGTTTGCATAtttggaaagttttttttttttttttttttaattgatgatAAAGATTTATACCTTCTGCTTTACTGGCCAACTGCCAAAGTGTTTGGCTTTTATGTTttgattatatatgctaaataaaaacaatcttcataattgtatttcctTTGTAGACGGTGCTGAAGCAGAAGCTGCTGAACCCCATCCTGCAGACCATTTTCCCTGTGCTGATTGCAGCTCCCCCACCTGGGGAGCATGACccagaggatgaggaggatgacAGCGGAGACGGCACAGACAATGACAATCCCAAACACTGTGCTGCTCAGGTATTTGTGTTGATATACAATGTGTTCTTCTGTTGTGTAAGAAAATGTACTTTGCAACAGCTTTAGTAGATTCACTGTGGAGTTGCAAGGAAGATTAATCTTGATGAATTGTTTTTGCTGTATTTACAGATAATTGACACTATGGCGCTCCATATGCCCCCAGAGAAACTGTTTCAACAACTGGTAAGTCATCTGGTTGTTGATGATAACAGATATGTTACATTAAAGGGTCATTTCGGTACTTTTTAACCTGGATCCTgttttcccatgcatttgtgtctaagtaTTAACTAATCATAATCataaaaatctttgaaattggtccagtattaagcaagattgctgtaaccggcagctgcgaactgggctgcaatgtaatcctgtAGGACAAGTGCACACCGTCAATGTTCCTATATAATACCATTTGAATTTTTGTAATATTTGAATAATATTTGAATTTTTAACGCTTAAATtcagcctgttattaatatttactACTCtgctcaggcttatgcattgtgttgtcaatgccactatcagcatgtggttgttgttatacgttctgtccactagagagACTTCAAACATTAGCTTTGAAGGGGCACACTCATTACTTTTATTGCATGCTGCTTTTGTTTAGGCTGAAGTTGAGGCTAGTTGTGCTACAGCTAGTGTATCCTAACAACTTCAGTCCATACATACACTGCATGAAATGCTGTTCGAAGAGTTGAGAGCTGCAGACAGAGTAGAGGTAAGGTAATGCTTTTAGCTAAAGTTTGTGTGTTGACCTGGCATCAGCCAGTTACACAAGCATGGCAGGGTAACGGCAACTTCACCATCTCTTTATAGTGTAGTAGTTGGACACATAACAACAATCTGGACTGTcggtggcaaaacaagcactctTAGTGGAAGTACATTGACGTTGTGCACTTGTCCTATAGGATACATTGCAGCCCAGTTCCCGGCTGCCGGTTACTGTATTCTCGCTCTATACTGgaacaatttcaaagatttctgttcacattagtcacaaatgcatggggggaaaaaacccaaaattaccttttttttaaggtgaactttcttttttaggtttttatttGAGTCTTGATGAATCTTTAAAACAGCATGTGCATTTAAATAACATGCATTAAGTGTCTTGACTCAAAAATTAAATTTAGTTGTAAAAATGATTCCAAACTGAAATTCCAATTCCAAAAAGAAAAttttacacaccacacaaaacacaacacctccctctcctctcccaaacccgtccctacaacctgttaaatcaataaaaataactttttcttacactgcactggaacttttattcttgtatttgtatcttattctattttagcctgttattattttctgtctctttttaatttgtctttaatgttttatgtgaagcactttgaatggccttgttgctgaaatgtgctatagaaatatagttgccttgccttacaacctacagcctgtcagtctgtcacaAGGGCATATACCGCTTTTGGCTCGCCATTATACAGTATTGCTGCgaacgctgtctgcgtggagTCTGACCACACTTGCAACCGCTTTACCAGCATTGCAGTGAATCACTGTGACTTAAACAAACTGCTGAGGTGACATCATTTCGCTCCGTTCACaccacagctctgtgtgtgtgttttgtagccccgctctctgtcaacatgcagagaggacagataagctcgCACTTACATGCTCTCAGTTACCGGTATTTGGCAACGTTGGATTTAATGTGAATCGGTCCTTGGTAGTACCGTCATAATTCAGTCGGTACCCAGAAAAGTACAGAAttcaatacccaaccctacgcTTGACAATGTATTACCTTGTGTCTTGTGTTTTAGATGCCTCTTGCCAAGACCTGCCTTGCCAGTGAAAACCCCTATGAGAGGAAGGGGGGTCTCATGTGTCTTGCTGTGCTGGCTGAAGGATGTGCTGACCACATACGCACCAAGTATGTCTAGCTGACATGTCTAGCTTTTTACATTCATGTATGTTTCATAACCACACAACCATATTCATAGTGTGGCAGGTCTGTTGGCTGACTTTGGAAGAATCAACATGATTTGAGTAAATTCACCTTTatatctgttgttgttgttaggtTGCTGTCATCAATGCTGCAGACAGTGTGCCAGAGTCTCTCTGACAGTAATCAGGTGGTGCGCAGTGCCGGCCTTTTTGCCCTGGGACAGTTCTCTGAACATTTACAGGTAATTCAACACAGCAACATGTAAAATGGTACATACCTTTTTTACCTTTGCTTACATGTTAATATTTAGCTTTTAAAGGTTCCATATTGTCAAAAGTGAGATTTTcacgtcttttttttcttttcttttttattataaagcaggtcaaggtgctatattaatactgtgaaagtatcaaaacgttCAATCCACAGAAAAATGCCCACAGCCCGTATTCACAAACTGCGCCTTTTTAAACGAGCCCTttactttaaagaaaacatgtttataaatagatattatttgcaatattttgatattttatatatttatgctGTTGAATGCTCACAGTTCAGACTTGGGACTGTGTATGTAGGAGTGGATATACATTTCAGTACAATATCGCATCCCTTACCATGGGAGTACTGGTTACTTAGTatatttttacaaatattagtGCACATGTATATCTATAGTTTAACagaatacaaaatgttttattattatagtaaAAAACTTATTTCAAACAGAATTAGTCTATTTTCTGttcttaatttcttttttaccaACTATTCTTTCCAGCCTGAAGTGAGCAAGTACTGTGCAGAGTTGATGCCTTTGTTGCTGGGTTACCTTTCGTCCTTGAACCAGGCCAAGGTTGGTCATGTCACCAAGGCCTTTTATGCCCTGGAGAACTTCATGGAGAACCTAGGTAAgcttaaaaaaaggtttatgaCTGGCACAGTATGCCTGCACACCTTGCTCCCTGCACGAGGAAACAACCTTCCTATGAACCagtgaaaaacaacagcaaatcaaCAAACTTGTGTTATACAGATGATCTGGTATTGAAAAGGTTAAAAGGGTTGTCTGTGCGTCCCATCCCTGTGAACGCGATATCTCAGGACCCCCTggagggttttttttaattcaaatttggcacaaaactccacttggactcaaggatgaactgattatgacatttcacacaaatggcTAATAGGATAAAAGttatgacatcataatgttgtgcaaaaacacttttctcaAGAAGCGAAGGGGAGATTTTGaccatatttcacattttactGAATTGGAGACACTAATCTTGAGTTCCCACCATAAAACTGTGCTGACtgtatagatcttctgtgctgccggaatgaaaatgtgtgtgaagcatccatgtttggtcaaaaatacacttaataccttTTATCAAATTGCTTCAAAGTCTTCGCTACATATGTTATGAGTCTTCACCGAAATtaatgtaaactgcaacttggcTGGTTGATGACATAGAACAGCTAGGTGGTAATTCTTGTCAGAATAGGGTCTACATGTTTTTATCATCTCTTCCTTTTTTCTAAACAGGAGCAGATATTGAGCCCTACCTGCCCACCCTCATGGAAACTATGTTGTCTGCCCTTAACAACACGGAAAACCTCAAGATAAAAGAGCTTGCTGTGTCTGCTATAGGTGCCATAGGTAAGAAGATGTCAAAGATTCATCAGATGCAATCATGCAAGTTTTCTGGCTTACTATGTAAGCTAAATCAGGGCGCGACATTAAGGCTTGTCCGggacaagtggattttttttgttgggcAAGTTGGAAGAGAAATTTACTTGCCCCACTACTTCACGTTATTTGCACATTACGTCTATGTtaaacaaataattttttttccaaacaatcCAGGGCAGCggactgctaacgttagatccAGCGGCAGTAGGATAGGggaccgctaacattagacccagcggcagtagGATAGGggaccgctaacattagacccagggcagtgggtcagcggaccgctaacgtatTACTTTGTATTATGAGTCTGGAGATCCTTCTTTCTTGTTGAAGGGGAAATCTATTGTTGGGACACGTTTGTTTCTACtgaattttattaatgttaatagTGTTTGGATGCTTTCAACGGTTTGTTCGAATTCTGCAttagcaaaacacacaaaaaaaattttataaaatgataaatctttacccggacaagtgacttttgtgcatggacaagtgaaatgtaaatgtacttgtcCAAAGGACAAGTGCCTCAAAAAGTTAATATCGAGCCCTGTAAATGTTAAGCTTAACAACGTATAACTCACTTTAGCAGTGTTCAGTTTTCGTCCATCTTCAGACACTACAAAGAACACGCAAGGAGATTGTAAAAGTCAACATAATAGTATGACTTTGAGCCTCAGTTTGCAAGTCTATAGGTTAATTTAACTTAGGGATATAtttgagagagtgagtgagcgagcgagcgagctTTAGCCAAACAATACGCCAGGTCATTTCTGGCTGAAGAAGTGCTactcaataaaaacataaagtaGGGTTGTTGGTGTAATGTTAACCTGCAACACTTAGTCCTCTATGAAACAAACTTGCGAAGAAAATGTTACTCTTTGGATCAAAGTGAAGTGATGTAAGCCCCATTGTGAATCACTGTCTTATCAGCCAATGCCGCCAAGGAGCTGCTGGTTCCCTACTTCCCTCCAGTTATTGAAAGCCTGAAGGGCTTCCTGACTACCACCACAGAGGAAATGAGGTCTCTGCAAACTCAGTCCTTGGGTATGTAACTACAGAGATTTGCAAAGTAAAAGAGTTGTGATGTATATTTAGAACAAACTATTTTGCCCAATTGACCCTGGTGGCATTTTGTTATACATACATCTTGTGAGAAtgtagtttttgttttactctTGTTATGGCAACATATATATTTTGCAACACCAAACTCGACagcatgaatgaatggatgttgaccctttgttgttgttgctgttagaTACGCTCTCCGTGCTGGCCCGTACCATTGGCAAAGATGTCTTCAGTCCTCTCGCTGCAGAGTGTGTTCGGTTGGGCCTCAACCTCACCGACACCATTGATGACCCTGACTTGAGACGCTGCACGTATGTAACtcagtgtgtgtaaatgtttgagttttttttttttgttgttgtcttcacTCACTTGACCACATACAGTCTGTTAGTTTAAAAACTGaaggaaaataaacaaatgcattttaaaaaaaagtctcccTCTGTGCTTCTGTCCTTTAGGTACAGTCTCTACTCTGCTGTATCCACAGTCAGCCCGGACTGCCTGACTCCTCACCTCCCGGCCATTACAACAGTCATGCTGCTCGCCCTCAAGTCCAATGAAGGCATTACGGTATTAAGCATACAAACAACACTTTGAAATCATCTCTCTAAAAAAATCGGGgaatctctgtgtgtgcgtg is part of the Sander vitreus isolate 19-12246 chromosome 22, sanVit1, whole genome shotgun sequence genome and encodes:
- the ipo4 gene encoding importin-4; translation: MTEELERILLQLTQPDNAAIQQATAQLKQAFKDPAIIPALCAVMSGSQNPQIRQSAAVMLRMRVKKHWKKIIPNDRESLKAVVLQAFMQETEHTVQHSLSQLCAVMVKHETPDRWPALLQFLNQSTKSSNPHERQVGLLLLNKVMESNPEPFKPHYCQLLQLFSTVLQDHNNPTALYYCILALTAITAYTGSEEMNQMRSIIPSLIVALKHLIKADQGQASEAMEVFNELMESEVSIIVPHVAEIVRFCLEVGSDTTLSDSLRVKALSCIAFLIKLKSKTVLKQKLLNPILQTIFPVLIAAPPPGEHDPEDEEDDSGDGTDNDNPKHCAAQIIDTMALHMPPEKLFQQLMPLAKTCLASENPYERKGGLMCLAVLAEGCADHIRTKLLSSMLQTVCQSLSDSNQVVRSAGLFALGQFSEHLQPEVSKYCAELMPLLLGYLSSLNQAKVGHVTKAFYALENFMENLGADIEPYLPTLMETMLSALNNTENLKIKELAVSAIGAIANAAKELLVPYFPPVIESLKGFLTTTTEEMRSLQTQSLDTLSVLARTIGKDVFSPLAAECVRLGLNLTDTIDDPDLRRCTYSLYSAVSTVSPDCLTPHLPAITTVMLLALKSNEGITAHIEEDKTFVLLDDDDDDDNEGQKDVDEFLEDEPETDIHDVAGFSVENAYIDEKEDACDALGEIAFSTGAAFQPFLESSFQQVYEMRDFPHEDVRRAAFGAMGQFCRAQHQVWKENPTEANHQALLKLLDVVLPCFVETVRTEHERQVVMGVLETMNNVIKSCKEEAFKNPHRLKEISHVIRDVLKKKTVCQDGGGDEADDEDQQAEYDAMLQEFAGEGIPLLASSVPADNFAPFLNDLLPLLMSKAKSTCTVADRSFSVGTIGEILQSLMSVSGGQGVAGRLSNRLLPVLVAGVRDSDPEVRNNSVFGLGCLAQATGPICVSDYPMMLSVFSNMLTKESDLRVIDNLCAALCRMIMSNVDAVPLEQVVPALVARLPLKEDLEENKTVFNCLAMLYTNTPALVVQLMKPIVAASSHVLGNKNVDEETQNTLAMLIKQFAQQHSADFQKAVTSLPGEQQARLSVAISAS